The window AGAACATGTACAGCCACAGAGGATGGAGCTATGGAATTGCATCCCCAGTGCTGTGGAGCTGGAGTGTGCCTGTACCCTACACAAGCCTCAGACACAGCATTTAAAAGCCATGAGGGAAGGTTCAAGTGGGCTGTGCATGCTGGAGTTTCTGCAGAGCTGGGTAAGCCCCTCTCTTTTGCCTCATAAAGAGGTGCAAAAAGCTGAGAATAACCCAAGAATCAGGCTATAACTGGCAGCCAAAACCCACAGGCAAGTGCCACCTGAATTTAGGTAAAATATTCTTGTGTGTTACCTGCCTCATTTTGGCTACCAAAAGTGCACTTTACAAAGAAAAAATTGCCATACAGTGTGGTATTAAATTATGTAAACCTAAACTGAGAAAGCACTTTtggaaagtaaaataaaaaagcttCCTGTTTTCTATAGAAATCCTTATATATGGAGCAACCTCTTCTGCCTTGCAGATCTCCAGCTTGAGTGAGCAGACACAGAGGCTTCCCTTGTGCTTCCTTacagcttcagctgctgctgaaggTCATGAATTGAGCCTGCACTGCTTTGCAGTTTCTCCTGCACCAGTGGGTCTTCCTCCAGTCTGACCATTTCAATCACTCCACTGGTTCCAAGAATACATGGGAGACTTAGGAACACTTCACTGTTTATATTGCAACATCCCTGAAACAACACACAAAGAACACTTTTACACACACAATTACTTATTTTTGCTGCAACTACACAAAAGAGTACAATTACACAAAATGACCTGATTATTTTAATTAAGCAAGGATATTCCAACATATGGCATGTTTGGCTAGATcaaattctatttattttagaTACTGTGCAGTGGGTTACTGTATAGAAACAGTAAAATATTatcatgaaaataaaaatttgtgAACCATGCCACAATTGGGGAATTTTCCCAAGATAGATAGATGTCTATAATGCAGACAAAGTTTATACCACTTAACACCCATTTCTTAGCTAGAACAAGCAGGGACACTTCATAGTACAGTATCAGCTCCTTTAGGACTgaacaaaataaattaaataatgcaGCCTAAGAACtggggaaaatttctcaaatatTGATCCCATACAGATTCTGCAAAAGAATTTATCAAATTTATATGCCTATAATTCAAGTTTACACTGTGGATTGTGTTTATTTTTGTAATCTGGGACATTTTACATTCTATAGATACTTCAAGAGACTTGTGACTCCTCTGTATCTATATTTAGTTCAGGAATGATTAAAAACTTCACTTGAAACAATTATTTAATTAGGTATGTGCTTGTACTCTATTACATAAGAATCCAGCTCAACTTCCCTGCATAGGAACATGCAAATTGTCCTTCTGAAGGCTCTAAATTGAAGTGACAAATAAATGTTTCTACATAGGTTTTCTCATCATATAGAATGCCCTAATGCTTCAGTGAAGCCTCTTAGGAGAAACTTCAAACAAAATTCAGTCTACAACATAATCTTCTCCTCTTAAGGAAAGTACTAAGGAGTAAAAAAGCAGCTGTTTCAAACTTAATCAAATAAAATGTTGGCAGAAAATGCATTTTATACTTTCAGAAAAGATACAAAATTCTTTTAGCTCCTAAAAAAGCCTACATTTAATTGTAAGCACTCTGGAACCACAACTCACTTTTCATTTGCCAAATCCAGCTATTCCAGGGTGCTGGGCAGCAGCTTTAAATATATGCTCTCTTTGGACTTGTACTTTTAGGAGAATAATCCACTTTTACTATTGGTTTCAGGTTAAAACAGCAAGTGATTTTTGCTCATTTTCAGACTAGGGTTGAGAGCTGTTGTTGGAAGAAAGTAATGGCAGTAGCACTACTTCAGAACAATGAGATGATGAGATGTCTGTGCTGCTAAAATTAATGGTCAGATCTGGtataaataatataattacaGTGCCAACCAAAAGGTATTAATAACACATTTACCTTTGCCAGAGTGGATACAGAATGAACCTTCCTTTTATCTTTCAGAATGCTGTCAACCAAATCAGCAACTGAGAGCCCAACAGACCATGATCTCTGACCTTTTCCCTTTAGGACTTCCATAGCTCTACACATAaaccaggaaaaggagaaaaaagtgaTGTTGAGATTGTAATTATTTCTATTTTGGTTTTTATGTAATACCCAAAATACAGATTTAAGTGTACCATGTCAAGTAAAGTGTACTATAAAAATATAATTctctgttttggaaaaaaaaatggaatacaGAATTGCTGAAAAGAATTTCTTTACAATATTTTTTCTCTACACTCATAACAATTCTCTTTTCTGTCAAGAGGTGTAACTGACAATTAAATCAGTTAAATTCATCCAAACTGGTGCTTGACTTTGAAGCAAATGCTTCCAACACAAGCTCTGAGAACAGTGGGCCAGAAGGCTTATCTAGTATTTGTTTGAAATACACAACCAAACAGCTCTGATATTCTGCTGTATAGTGTGGTGACTCCTTACATTGCCACAGGCACAATGTTGGTAAGAATTTCAGAAAAACAGGGGGTGTATACAGACCCATAGAAGTGAATGACAACTTGATCTACAATTTCCTATAAACTCAGTGTATGAACATTTTAGAGCAAGCTTTCTCCACTTCATGAAGAGCTGAAGAACATGTAAACAAATGCCAAATCAAGTGCCTAAACATGAAGGAAAAAAAGTTATAGTGGTGCTACCTGTTAGCCACCTTTTCCCTTGAGTTACGAGCAGCCATTGCTTCTGTTTGATTTGCAGCTACATTACAGCTGCTCCATGATGGTACTAAagagaaacaacaacaacaaaaaaaagcatGTGAGGTTGTAGTTTGTTTCaagtagtattttttttttctgtgacaaaTGGCAAATAGTTATGCCACTACTCCAGGTCTACAGATTTGGTACCCCACAACTGCATTACTTAAAGCCATTATTATGAGAATTTACCACTCTTCTTAATACCTTTCTCATTATCTTCATTACTTTTCTCAATTATTCTTTCATTATTCAGTTACTTAGGCCCTGCCAGGATGTTACATGCTCATGGTCATAAAAAAGCATCACTTTACCTTTGTCTTCCCCTTGTTCACCAATAACCCAGGCATCTTTTGCCAGCACCTCTGCTTTCAAAAGGTTGGTCAGAATGTACCGAAATCTCTCTGAATCGAGGTTGGCACCAACTCCAATGACTCTGCTTTTGGGAAATGAGCTCAGCTTCCAGGACACAAATGTCATTACTTCAACTAAATGTCAAAGAAAAAATCATGTTGTCAATGAAGGACCATTCAAAATTCAACTCAACTGCAACTTTTGAACCATCATTATGAAAAACTCTGGACTTCTTTACTTTAGAAAAGGCATAAACATGCGGGAACATATTGGTGGTTTATTTCAACCTAAAACACAAAGTCAGGTGGGGAAGAAGTGAAAAAATAAGAACAGTGGTAAGAGAGTAAGAAGACCTGTCTTCAATGCATTACAGGATAGAGGCTCACACTTCTTTCCCTTTCCTAAGTAGTGATTTTGCTTTATCTTTGTTCACAGTACCACTAACCTGGAAATTTAAACCTTCCACCAAAATCTAGCTGCAATATTCACTATTAATGCTATACTTTGTATCTGAGTAGCCTGTAAGTGTGATCATATGGCACATAACCCACACGGATCTATCCTTCCTGCAAGGAGAAATGTGCACATAAAACTCACAAGTGACAAGACAACAGCCAATGGATGCTAATGATGTAGACACAGGTTGAAACTATgcacagaaaaacacagaaataCATACCTGTTACACAAAACAAAGtacattattttcttttatcttggtaacagtaaagaaaaaaccctcaaagaCAGTGTCCTGCTCAAAGctgaaaaggaaaacatttttcaGAGTAGCAAGAATTTGTGACTAACCAGGTGTATTCAGCAGTAAGATATTTTTAACAGAGGCCAGAGGAAAAGCCAGGTGAGGGACAGAACCTTTTGCAGAGGACCAGCATACCTGGATGAGAAGCAACAAGGAGAACAGCACTCTGACTGTAGTGGGACACTGCTGGAATAATTCCTCTGAACAAATCCACATTGCTTTGTATGACATCGAGGTAAGTCTGAGCATTACCCAGAGAATTCACTGTAAGCACCACAACTTTGGAATCAGCTGAAGCAGAAAAATCTGgaaatataaagaaaattttgACATTTATGTCATCTTACTGAGTTTTGGATGCAAACCCAAGAGCTGTTCTAAAGGCTGAACTACAGCATCCAGCTTAATTAGGGATTCTTTGCCTCCTGTCCCCCTCACATCCCCCAGTGTGGAATTTAGGGCACTTCCACAGCACCTATAAAACACAGCtctcccacagagctgctttcctgTTTTATATGTGTCAAACACAAAAGGTAGACTACAATTTGTCCAAGGTTACAGAGCAGAGACCAGAAAACATCTAGACAGCTTTGACAGATAAACTTTTCCAAGTTTtcttggcaagaaagaaaaaaaaaatccatgaaaaGTCTCCTTAATTTTTATTCCATCTGTTAAAGAATGGGAAAAACTTTTTCTCCTTTATCTGAGGCTTCTTCTATAATTTTTGATCTTATACCTTAATCAAAGGCATGTAGACACATGAAAAGCACTCCAAAAGTCCATTTAttaactcaaaaaaaaaagacaaattataCTTTTTAGCCCAAAGAAACACACAACCACACTTGCTGCAGGAATTTATAAGTCAAAGCTGCCTTGAGCAGGTATCTCTGAATATCTGAATGCCACACAGGTGATCAGCCTGGACACAGAAATAAGGTGATTTGTCTGTTGCACCACTTTTGTAACCAGCTGAAGCCAAAGCAGAGGTCCAATGCACTGACAAATTAAAACCATATTAAGCAAGATATAATTAATACCAGCTTTCCCCAAAACTAGATAGAAACATACTAAAATAGCAGGTGACAGTATACAAGCATTTTGTAGTATTGTAACACTACCAAGCTTCTTATACCACAGCTAAAGGCAAACATACAACAGGCAAGCAGAAAGGCACAAACAGATTTGTGGAAGAGCTGCACAACCAGGGTTCAGCACACCTTTTTGTGCTAGCAGCAAAACCTGCAAGATAAGATCAAAGAATGTACAGCAGGCAATGCCAGGTTTCTGCAGAATAAGCCACAAAGATGCCTGGTGGAACCAGAACTAGTCCTTGTCTCCAAAATAAGATAAATTAAAAGAGAAGCACAAGGAAACCCCTCATTTCATCTTGCAAAGGGTACAAGGAAAATTGAAATATGACACATAAG is drawn from Melospiza melodia melodia isolate bMelMel2 chromosome 6, bMelMel2.pri, whole genome shotgun sequence and contains these coding sequences:
- the UEVLD gene encoding ubiquitin-conjugating enzyme E2 variant 3 isoform X2, translated to MALAEEALRRQLGKYKFRDLTIEELKDVSKTYPNFTFSMNTYTFKDGSQKDLLNFSGTVPVKYGSSYNIPVRLWILDSHPFAPPLCFLKPTASMGIAVGKHVDARGRIYLPYLQNWSHPKSTLTGLIKEMIAKFEEELPLYSLSSSDAARQSELLSYIAKITEGETDMKSRSKIGSRNEGCFNKITVVGAGDLGIACVLAVAAKDVADKVVLLDLSEGAAKGGTMDLEIFAVPNVEISKDFSASADSKVVVLTVNSLGNAQTYLDVIQSNVDLFRGIIPAVSHYSQSAVLLVASHPVEVMTFVSWKLSSFPKSRVIGVGANLDSERFRYILTNLLKAEVLAKDAWVIGEQGEDKVPSWSSCNVAANQTEAMAARNSREKVANRAMEVLKGKGQRSWSVGLSVADLVDSILKDKRKVHSVSTLAKGCCNINSEVFLSLPCILGTSGVIEMVRLEEDPLVQEKLQSSAGSIHDLQQQLKL
- the UEVLD gene encoding ubiquitin-conjugating enzyme E2 variant 3 isoform X1, whose amino-acid sequence is MALAEEALRRQLGKYKFRDLTIEELKDVSKTYPNFTFSMNTYTFKDGSQKDLLNFSGTVPVKYAGSSYNIPVRLWILDSHPFAPPLCFLKPTASMGIAVGKHVDARGRIYLPYLQNWSHPKSTLTGLIKEMIAKFEEELPLYSLSSSDAARQSELLSYIAKITEGETDMKSRSKIGSRNEGCFNKITVVGAGDLGIACVLAVAAKDVADKVVLLDLSEGAAKGGTMDLEIFAVPNVEISKDFSASADSKVVVLTVNSLGNAQTYLDVIQSNVDLFRGIIPAVSHYSQSAVLLVASHPVEVMTFVSWKLSSFPKSRVIGVGANLDSERFRYILTNLLKAEVLAKDAWVIGEQGEDKVPSWSSCNVAANQTEAMAARNSREKVANRAMEVLKGKGQRSWSVGLSVADLVDSILKDKRKVHSVSTLAKGCCNINSEVFLSLPCILGTSGVIEMVRLEEDPLVQEKLQSSAGSIHDLQQQLKL
- the UEVLD gene encoding ubiquitin-conjugating enzyme E2 variant 3 isoform X3, translating into MIAKFEEELPLYSLSSSDAARQSELLSYIAKITEGETDMKSRSKIGSRNEGCFNKITVVGAGDLGIACVLAVAAKDVADKVVLLDLSEGAAKGGTMDLEIFAVPNVEISKDFSASADSKVVVLTVNSLGNAQTYLDVIQSNVDLFRGIIPAVSHYSQSAVLLVASHPVEVMTFVSWKLSSFPKSRVIGVGANLDSERFRYILTNLLKAEVLAKDAWVIGEQGEDKVPSWSSCNVAANQTEAMAARNSREKVANRAMEVLKGKGQRSWSVGLSVADLVDSILKDKRKVHSVSTLAKGCCNINSEVFLSLPCILGTSGVIEMVRLEEDPLVQEKLQSSAGSIHDLQQQLKL